The Argonema galeatum A003/A1 genome contains the following window.
ATAGTCATCCCTGTGGCAATGCCATCATCAATCAAAATCGCGATCGCACCTTCTGGGCTAATCTGAGGACAATTAGGAGCTAAGCGATCGAATTGATCTTGAGCTTTTTCTTGGGCTTGACGAAGAGCTTCCTGTAATTTCGGATGATCTTGCGGTAATGGCAATCGATTTGACCAAATAGCCTGCCCATCCGCCGTTACAGCACCGATGGCTAGTTCCGGATCTTCTGGCTGAGCGATCTTTTTTGCCACGACAATATCCAAAGGGCAACCCAACTTAAGAGCTACTGGTACAGCAACCGGCAAGCCGCCGCGAGGCAGCGCATAGACGATCGGCTTTGCCAAAACTCCCTGAGCCCTAATCAGGTTCATTTGGTCTTCAATCGCTTGGGCTAGCTGCTCACCGGCACTGTTGCGGTCTTTAAATAGTACATAAGGTGACATAGCTTTTTCCAGCAAATTGTAGCGCTATTGCCTCGGTAGTTCATAGGCTCCAGTTTAGGGCCTTTGCTAACTGAGTTGCCAGCGTCATCGGATCGAAAGGTTTAGCAATCACAGCCTTCACCCCCAACTGTACAAATCTGCGCTGTTCGGCTGCCTGCACCTTAGCCGTCAATAAAATCACGGGGATGTGCTGGGTGGCTATATTCGCCTGTAGCTTTTCAAAGAGCGTCGGACCATCCATATCAGGC
Protein-coding sequences here:
- a CDS encoding phosphoribosyltransferase; translation: MSPYVLFKDRNSAGEQLAQAIEDQMNLIRAQGVLAKPIVYALPRGGLPVAVPVALKLGCPLDIVVAKKIAQPEDPELAIGAVTADGQAIWSNRLPLPQDHPKLQEALRQAQEKAQDQFDRLAPNCPQISPEGAIAILIDDGIATGMTIAVAVSALQLQKPAQVWIGTPVAPLGLSKSLEQMCDRVIVLATPHQFFSVSRFYGEFSQVEIEVASTLLQQANQLP
- a CDS encoding response regulator, with product MRPKRILVIDDEEDIREIAQFSLETMGGWEVITAAGGSEGLALALTQAPDVILLDVMMPDMDGPTLFEKLQANIATQHIPVILLTAKVQAAEQRRFVQLGVKAVIAKPFDPMTLATQLAKALNWSL